In a genomic window of Streptomyces noursei ATCC 11455:
- the pqqE gene encoding pyrroloquinoline quinone biosynthesis protein PqqE, translating to MAAVIAPPGPAPRPEPPWALLAELTHGCPLHCTYCSNPLRLIAGSAELTTAEWQETLRQAADLGVVSAHLSGGEPLLRSDLEAVVAAADHAGIHTQLVTSGVGLSRERLCRLTDAGLRSVQLSVQHAAAAASDRIAGRRSFAAKERAAELVRAAGLPLGVNVVLHRHNLDALDALIDLAAAWRADRIELANTQFYGWALLNRAELLPSREQLARAAETVRRRRTELAGTLDVVWVVPDLFDGNAKPCMGGWGAVSLTVAPDGTVLPCPAAASIAGLDAPNVRDHRLAWIWNHSPAFTRYRGTAWMREPCRGCAMREKDFGGCRCQAFAFTGDAAATDPACRLSPDHGLVRELAEAAPRRDPARLGLPRRPAGRAPATGGGAAAD from the coding sequence GTGGCTGCGGTGATCGCGCCGCCCGGACCGGCGCCGCGACCGGAGCCGCCCTGGGCCCTGCTCGCGGAGCTCACCCACGGCTGCCCGCTGCACTGCACCTACTGCTCCAATCCGCTCCGACTCATCGCCGGATCAGCCGAGTTGACGACCGCCGAATGGCAGGAAACGCTGCGGCAGGCCGCCGACCTGGGGGTGGTGAGCGCCCATCTCTCCGGTGGCGAACCGCTGCTCCGCTCCGATCTGGAGGCCGTCGTGGCCGCCGCCGACCACGCCGGCATCCACACCCAGCTCGTCACCAGCGGCGTCGGACTGAGCCGGGAGCGCCTGTGCCGGCTGACCGACGCCGGCCTGCGCAGCGTGCAGCTGTCCGTGCAGCACGCCGCGGCGGCGGCGTCCGACCGGATCGCCGGGCGCCGCTCCTTCGCCGCCAAGGAACGGGCCGCTGAGCTGGTCCGCGCCGCCGGGCTGCCGCTGGGCGTCAATGTCGTCCTGCACCGCCACAACCTCGACGCGCTGGACGCTCTGATCGACCTCGCCGCGGCCTGGCGCGCGGACCGCATCGAACTCGCCAACACCCAGTTCTACGGGTGGGCGCTGCTCAACCGTGCCGAGCTGCTGCCCTCCCGCGAGCAACTCGCCCGGGCGGCGGAGACCGTACGCCGCCGCCGGACGGAACTCGCCGGCACGCTCGACGTGGTGTGGGTGGTCCCGGACCTCTTCGACGGCAACGCCAAGCCGTGCATGGGGGGTTGGGGCGCGGTGTCCCTGACCGTCGCCCCCGACGGAACGGTCCTGCCCTGCCCGGCGGCCGCCTCGATCGCCGGCCTCGACGCCCCCAACGTCCGTGACCACCGGCTGGCGTGGATCTGGAACCACTCGCCCGCCTTCACCCGCTACCGGGGCACGGCCTGGATGCGCGAGCCCTGCCGCGGCTGCGCGATGCGGGAGAAGGACTTCGGCGGCTGCCGCTGCCAGGCGTTCGCGTTCACCGGCGACGCCGCCGCCACCGACCCCGCCTGCCGTCTCTCCCCGGACCACGGCCTCGTCCGGGAACTGGCGGAAGCGGCTCCCCGGCGGGACCCCGCACGGCTCGGCCTCCCGCGGCGACCGGCCGGGCGGGCTCCGGCGACCGGCGGAGGGGCCGCGGCGGATTGA
- the pqqB gene encoding pyrroloquinoline quinone biosynthesis protein PqqB has protein sequence MQLRVLGTAAGGGVPQWNCACPGCAGARAHPDRRRRHASLAVRADDDHWYLINATPDIADQIEHTPALHPGPGARRTPVAGIVLTDAELDHTLGLARLREADRIEVLAADPVRAALRERLRLDDVLTPYADLAWRELAAAPAPLSAGSDIEISAVPVSAKRPRYAAGSRTAATGPWVVALRLHDRRTGGTALYAPALADWPDAFQAAVTDADLVLLDGTFWDDEEPRRSGFATRTATGMGHLPIDGPGGTARRLAPLAARCLYTHLNNTNPLVDPAAPQHQELAARGLAVAAEGMEIAL, from the coding sequence GTGCAGCTGCGGGTGCTCGGCACCGCGGCGGGCGGCGGCGTGCCCCAGTGGAACTGCGCGTGCCCCGGGTGTGCCGGGGCACGCGCCCACCCGGACCGGCGCCGCCGGCACGCCTCGCTCGCCGTACGAGCCGACGACGACCACTGGTACCTGATCAACGCCACCCCCGACATCGCCGACCAGATCGAGCACACCCCCGCCCTGCACCCGGGCCCCGGCGCGCGCCGCACCCCGGTGGCCGGCATCGTCCTCACGGACGCCGAACTCGACCACACGCTGGGCCTGGCACGGCTCCGCGAGGCCGACCGGATCGAGGTGCTCGCCGCCGACCCGGTCCGCGCGGCGCTCCGCGAGCGGTTGCGCCTCGACGACGTCCTGACCCCGTACGCCGACCTCGCCTGGCGGGAACTGGCCGCCGCCCCCGCTCCGCTGAGCGCGGGATCCGACATCGAGATCAGCGCCGTCCCGGTCTCCGCCAAACGGCCCCGGTACGCCGCCGGATCCCGCACCGCCGCCACCGGCCCGTGGGTGGTCGCGCTCCGCCTGCACGACCGGCGGACGGGCGGGACCGCGCTCTACGCCCCCGCGCTCGCCGACTGGCCGGACGCGTTCCAGGCGGCGGTGACCGACGCCGATCTCGTCCTGCTCGACGGCACGTTCTGGGACGACGAGGAGCCGCGCCGCAGCGGCTTCGCCACCCGCACCGCGACCGGCATGGGCCACCTGCCGATCGACGGGCCGGGCGGCACCGCGCGCCGACTGGCGCCGCTCGCCGCCCGCTGCCTCTACACCCACCTCAACAACACCAACCCGCTCGTCGATCCCGCCGCACCGCAGCACCAGGAGCTGGCGGCGCGGGGGCTCGCGGTGGCCGCGGAAGGCATGGAGATCGCCCTATGA
- the pqqC gene encoding pyrroloquinoline-quinone synthase PqqC: MSTPFEESLRAVARDGYHDRHPFNLRMHAGELTPEELRRWIRNRFHYQRHIPVKDALVLAKLGTPELRRMWLRRIQDHDGQRDGEGGIERWLRLGEAAGLDRTLLGDETGVLPGVRLAVDGYVNFCRLRSPLEAVAASLTELSAPDIMRTRIDAFEKHYRWIEPAGLDYFRGRQDQGRRDGKEALALVLDWARTEAEQQLAVEAVRFKCQVLWSLLDAVERGESRP; this comes from the coding sequence ATGAGCACGCCGTTCGAGGAGAGCCTGCGGGCCGTGGCACGGGACGGCTACCACGACCGACACCCCTTCAACCTCCGTATGCACGCGGGGGAGTTGACGCCCGAGGAGCTGCGCCGGTGGATCCGCAACCGGTTCCACTACCAGCGGCACATCCCGGTCAAGGATGCCCTCGTCCTGGCGAAGTTGGGCACGCCGGAACTGCGCCGGATGTGGTTGCGGCGCATCCAGGACCACGACGGGCAGCGGGACGGCGAGGGCGGCATCGAGCGTTGGCTGCGGCTCGGCGAGGCGGCCGGGCTGGACCGGACGCTGCTCGGGGACGAGACCGGCGTACTGCCCGGGGTGCGGCTCGCCGTCGACGGCTACGTCAACTTCTGCCGGCTGCGCTCGCCGCTGGAGGCGGTCGCGGCCTCCCTCACCGAACTGTCCGCCCCGGACATCATGCGCACCCGGATCGACGCCTTCGAGAAGCACTACCGGTGGATCGAACCCGCGGGCCTCGACTACTTCCGCGGCCGACAGGACCAGGGGCGGCGGGACGGCAAGGAGGCCCTGGCGCTGGTGCTGGACTGGGCGCGCACCGAGGCCGAACAGCAACTGGCGGTCGAGGCGGTGCGGTTCAAGTGCCAGGTGCTCTGGTCGCTGCTGGACGCGGTCGAGCGCGGGGAGAGCCGGCCGTGA
- a CDS encoding lipase family protein, which produces MHRRATALGTAAALALSLGTVGAAAADPPRTAAGRPGDIVTATPTAFHPLPGQPTGTRAWHLTYRSTSAKGTPNTVSGTVIVPDDGRTGPRPLVTYAVGTVGLADSCAPSAGFPKGTTMEANLIQQLTARGWAVAVTDYEGLGTPGDHTYTVGRAEGQAVLDAARAAERLPEAAAAGVTQDSPVGIMGYSQGGQATSWAAELHRTYAPELKVRGTATGGVPADLRKVADANNGNVGAGLILMAAIGQNAAFPELDLAKYLNDRGRRYVAFLRENCVVADVAAGLFKRISDVTVRNPLDQPDWQARLRESTLGTRTPDAPVYLYHGTADELIPYAVGKRLRADWCARGARVQWTSIPLGEHVLGAIVGAAPAADWLADRFADRPAPDNCP; this is translated from the coding sequence ATGCACCGTCGCGCCACCGCCCTGGGCACCGCCGCAGCGCTGGCCCTGTCGCTCGGCACCGTCGGCGCCGCCGCCGCGGACCCGCCACGCACCGCGGCCGGCCGCCCCGGCGACATCGTCACCGCCACCCCCACCGCGTTCCATCCGCTGCCCGGCCAGCCGACCGGTACCCGCGCCTGGCACCTCACCTATCGCTCCACCTCCGCCAAGGGCACCCCCAACACCGTCTCCGGCACCGTGATCGTGCCCGACGACGGCCGCACGGGCCCGCGCCCGCTCGTCACCTACGCGGTCGGCACCGTCGGCCTCGCCGACTCCTGCGCCCCCTCGGCCGGCTTCCCCAAGGGCACCACCATGGAGGCCAACCTCATCCAGCAGCTCACCGCCCGCGGCTGGGCGGTCGCGGTCACCGACTACGAGGGGCTGGGCACCCCCGGCGACCACACCTACACGGTCGGGCGCGCCGAGGGGCAGGCCGTCCTGGACGCCGCCCGGGCCGCCGAGCGGCTCCCCGAAGCGGCCGCCGCCGGCGTCACCCAGGACTCCCCGGTCGGCATCATGGGCTACTCCCAGGGCGGCCAGGCCACCAGCTGGGCCGCCGAACTGCACCGGACCTACGCGCCCGAACTCAAGGTCAGGGGCACCGCGACCGGCGGCGTCCCGGCCGACCTGCGCAAGGTCGCGGACGCCAACAACGGCAACGTCGGCGCCGGGCTGATCCTGATGGCCGCCATCGGTCAGAACGCCGCCTTCCCCGAGCTGGACCTGGCGAAGTACCTCAACGACCGGGGCCGGCGCTATGTCGCCTTCCTGCGCGAGAACTGCGTCGTCGCCGACGTCGCCGCCGGGCTCTTCAAGAGGATCTCCGACGTGACCGTCCGCAACCCGCTGGACCAGCCGGACTGGCAGGCCCGGCTGCGCGAGTCCACGCTCGGCACCCGGACCCCGGACGCGCCCGTGTACCTCTACCACGGCACGGCCGACGAACTGATCCCGTACGCCGTCGGCAAGCGGCTGCGCGCCGACTGGTGCGCCCGGGGCGCCCGCGTCCAGTGGACCTCGATACCGCTCGGCGAGCACGTGCTCGGCGCGATCGTCGGCGCCGCGCCGGCCGCCGACTGGCTCGCCGACCGCTTCGCGGACCGACCGGCACCCGACAACTGCCCCTGA
- the pqqD gene encoding pyrroloquinoline quinone biosynthesis peptide chaperone PqqD, translating into MTGWRPALAPAVLLRHDRVRDTDLLLLPERVVVLEGSAGAVLRLCDGERELADIVAELSRRHPDAPVAAEVPVFLGRMRGEGWLR; encoded by the coding sequence GTGACCGGCTGGCGGCCGGCCCTCGCGCCCGCCGTGCTGCTGCGCCACGACCGGGTGCGGGACACCGACCTGCTGCTCCTGCCCGAACGCGTCGTGGTGCTGGAGGGGAGCGCGGGCGCCGTCCTGCGGCTGTGCGACGGGGAACGCGAGCTGGCGGACATCGTGGCCGAGCTGAGCCGCCGGCACCCCGACGCGCCGGTGGCGGCCGAGGTGCCGGTGTTCCTCGGGCGGATGCGGGGGGAGGGGTGGCTGCGGTGA
- a CDS encoding chitinase: MKTRLAALLSATTMAVGLALVAPASPAVASAGCPSCTAPAGADTRAEGFVVSEAQFNQMFPNRNSFYTYSGLVAALGSYPEFANTGSDTVKRQEAAAFLANVGHETGGLVYVVEQNTGNYPHYCDATQPYGCPAGQAAYYGRGPLQLSWNFNYKAAGDALGIDLLNNPYLVERDAAVAWRTALWYWNTQNGPGTMTAHNAMVTGAGFGETIRSINGSLECNGGNPGQVQNRIDNYTRFAQILGTVPGDHLGC, translated from the coding sequence ATGAAGACCCGCCTCGCGGCCCTGTTAAGCGCCACCACCATGGCCGTGGGCCTCGCCCTCGTCGCACCCGCCTCGCCGGCGGTGGCCTCGGCGGGCTGCCCTTCCTGCACCGCCCCGGCCGGTGCCGACACCCGAGCCGAGGGATTCGTCGTCAGCGAGGCGCAGTTCAACCAGATGTTCCCGAACCGGAATTCGTTCTACACCTACAGCGGACTGGTCGCGGCGCTGGGCTCCTACCCGGAGTTCGCGAACACCGGGAGCGACACCGTCAAGCGCCAGGAGGCCGCCGCCTTCCTGGCGAACGTCGGCCACGAGACCGGGGGCCTGGTCTACGTGGTGGAGCAGAACACCGGCAACTACCCGCACTACTGCGACGCCACCCAGCCGTACGGGTGTCCGGCCGGCCAGGCCGCCTACTACGGACGCGGACCGCTCCAGCTCAGCTGGAACTTCAACTACAAGGCCGCGGGCGACGCGTTGGGCATCGACCTGCTGAACAACCCGTACCTGGTCGAGCGGGACGCCGCGGTCGCCTGGCGGACCGCGCTGTGGTACTGGAACACCCAGAACGGACCGGGCACCATGACCGCGCACAACGCCATGGTCACCGGCGCCGGCTTCGGCGAGACCATCCGCAGCATCAACGGCTCGCTGGAGTGCAACGGCGGCAACCCCGGCCAGGTGCAGAACCGGATCGACAACTACACGCGCTTCGCGCAGATCCTCGGCACCGTGCCGGGCGACCACCTCGGCTGCTGA
- the pqqA gene encoding pyrroloquinoline quinone precursor peptide PqqA: protein MAPAQPGAPDPTAAPSGEWRTPGYTVVETALEVTAYALNTR, encoded by the coding sequence GTGGCGCCCGCGCAACCGGGCGCGCCCGACCCGACCGCCGCCCCCTCCGGGGAGTGGCGGACCCCGGGCTACACGGTCGTCGAGACCGCACTCGAAGTCACCGCCTATGCGCTGAACACCCGCTGA